In a single window of the Streptomyces sp. CGMCC 4.7035 genome:
- a CDS encoding carbohydrate ABC transporter permease, giving the protein MPRSPMAPPRSFLWSRRVFLTLLTGFVLLPVYVMVSSSLKPLQDVSGKFRWWPSGLTIRPYIDIWSTVPLAKYFMNSLIVAGAATVCSVVIAVFAGYAVSRYDFPGKRVFTVTVLSTQMFPGILFLLPLFLLYVNIGNATGIALFGSRGGLILTYLTFSLPFSIWMLIGYFDSVPRDLDEAALVDGCGPLGALLRVVVPAAIPGIVAVAVYAFMTAWGEVLFASVMTNDTTRTLAIGLQGYSTQNEVYWNQIMAASLVVSVPVVAGFLLLQRYLVTGLTAGAVK; this is encoded by the coding sequence ATGCCTAGATCCCCGATGGCGCCCCCGCGCTCCTTCCTCTGGTCGCGCCGGGTCTTCCTCACCCTGCTCACCGGATTCGTCCTGCTGCCGGTGTACGTCATGGTCTCCAGCTCCCTGAAGCCGCTTCAGGACGTCTCGGGGAAGTTCCGCTGGTGGCCGAGCGGACTGACGATCCGGCCCTACATCGACATCTGGTCGACGGTGCCGCTGGCGAAGTACTTCATGAACTCCCTGATCGTGGCGGGAGCGGCGACCGTCTGCTCGGTGGTGATCGCCGTCTTCGCCGGATACGCGGTCAGCCGCTACGACTTCCCCGGCAAGCGCGTGTTCACGGTCACCGTCCTGTCCACGCAGATGTTCCCCGGCATCCTCTTCCTGCTGCCGCTGTTCCTCCTCTACGTCAACATCGGCAACGCCACCGGCATCGCCCTGTTCGGCTCGCGCGGCGGACTGATCCTCACGTATCTGACGTTCTCGTTGCCGTTCTCGATCTGGATGCTGATCGGGTACTTCGACTCGGTGCCGCGCGATCTGGACGAGGCGGCGCTGGTGGACGGTTGCGGCCCGCTCGGCGCGCTGCTGCGTGTCGTCGTCCCGGCCGCGATCCCCGGCATCGTCGCCGTCGCCGTCTACGCCTTCATGACCGCGTGGGGCGAGGTGCTCTTCGCCTCCGTGATGACCAACGACACCACCCGCACGCTCGCCATCGGCCTGCAGGGCTACTCCACCCAGAACGAGGTGTACTGGAACCAGATCATGGCCGCCTCGCTCGTCGTGAGCGTCCCCGTGGTCGCGGGCTTCCTGCTGCTGCAGCGCTACCTCGTCACCGGGCTCACCGCCGGAGCCGTGAAGTGA